The following are from one region of the Lentimicrobiaceae bacterium genome:
- a CDS encoding cytidylate kinase-like family protein: protein MEPHSLYDYFERRHSSIFSAESRHPNPFITISREYGCPSKFVAHSLVEKLNLNSEGKNKWEYINKEIIADTANKINVNTEKIRKYFSDEEHNSFQDFLESFSSKYYINNKLIQKTIRNVVEFYALKGFCVIVGRGGVAITKSIPSGIHIRLQAPIDWRVEKICHTNNVSPAQAIKDIIEIDNKRNALIESFLRKKPDDILFDLVINCSCFSIDNISDLIIRAIEIKGLIK from the coding sequence ATGGAGCCTCATTCCTTATACGATTATTTCGAAAGAAGACATAGTAGCATATTTTCAGCAGAATCCCGTCATCCAAATCCATTTATTACCATTTCGCGTGAATATGGTTGCCCTTCAAAGTTTGTAGCACATTCACTTGTTGAAAAGCTCAATTTAAATTCAGAAGGGAAAAACAAATGGGAGTACATTAACAAAGAAATTATTGCTGATACGGCAAATAAAATTAATGTAAATACCGAAAAAATAAGAAAATATTTTTCAGACGAAGAACATAACAGTTTTCAGGATTTTCTTGAGTCTTTTTCATCCAAATACTATATCAACAACAAGTTAATTCAAAAAACAATACGAAATGTCGTTGAGTTTTATGCTTTAAAAGGGTTTTGTGTAATAGTAGGAAGAGGTGGTGTGGCTATCACAAAATCAATACCGTCGGGTATCCATATCCGGCTACAAGCCCCTATTGACTGGCGGGTTGAAAAAATTTGTCATACAAACAATGTTAGCCCTGCTCAGGCAATAAAGGATATCATCGAGATTGACAATAAACGCAATGCTTTGATTGAGTCCTTTCTCAGGAAAAAACCCGATGACATCCTGTTTGACCTTGTAATCAATTGCAGTTGTTTTTCAATAGATAATATTTCCGATTTAATTATTAGGGCAATAGAAATAAAAGGACTAATAAAATAG
- a CDS encoding ribonuclease Z produces the protein MTFTVRILGSSAALPTSKRNPSTQLLNHKGKLFLIDCAEGTQMQLRRYGIRMLRINHIFISHLHGDHYFGLAGLLFTYHLLGRKDALHIFAKKELEEIIKLQLHVSETVLLYPLVFHAINPAIHYKIYEDELLEVNTIPLIHSIPTCGFLFKEKPLLRKIKKDFLLQETVPVSEFAKIKQGSDYITNEGRIYHNREITIPSAPSLSFAYCSDTAFAEKTADYVRGVNVLYHEATFMSNLSDVARDKMHSTAAQAALVAKKAGTGQLIIGHFSARYEDMQPLLSEAKEIFDNTVVAEDGLEIAIG, from the coding sequence ATGACTTTTACCGTACGAATTTTAGGTAGTAGCGCAGCTCTGCCTACTTCCAAACGTAATCCGAGTACACAGTTGCTCAACCATAAAGGGAAGTTGTTCCTTATTGATTGTGCCGAGGGAACTCAAATGCAACTCCGAAGATACGGTATCCGCATGCTTCGTATTAACCATATTTTTATCAGTCATCTTCATGGGGATCATTATTTCGGGTTGGCAGGGCTGTTGTTTACCTACCATTTGTTGGGCAGAAAGGATGCTCTGCATATTTTTGCCAAAAAAGAACTTGAGGAAATAATTAAACTGCAATTGCATGTTTCCGAAACCGTGTTGTTGTATCCGCTTGTATTTCACGCCATAAACCCTGCGATTCATTATAAAATATATGAAGATGAATTGTTGGAAGTCAATACTATACCGCTAATTCATAGCATTCCAACTTGTGGATTTTTGTTTAAGGAGAAACCCTTGTTACGAAAGATTAAAAAGGATTTTTTATTGCAGGAAACTGTACCTGTTTCGGAATTTGCAAAAATTAAACAGGGTAGTGATTATATAACCAATGAAGGAAGGATTTATCACAACAGAGAAATAACAATACCTTCGGCTCCATCATTATCGTTTGCCTACTGTTCTGATACCGCTTTTGCTGAAAAAACGGCTGATTATGTAAGGGGGGTAAACGTTTTGTACCATGAGGCAACTTTTATGAGTAATTTATCGGATGTTGCCCGTGATAAAATGCATTCCACGGCTGCTCAGGCTGCTTTAGTGGCGAAAAAGGCAGGAACGGGGCAACTTATTATCGGGCATTTTTCTGCCCGTTACGAGGATATGCAGCCCCTGCTTAGTGAGGCTAAGGAAATTTTTGATAATACGGTTGTAGCAGAAGATGGCTTGGAAATAGCCATAGGATAG
- a CDS encoding FKBP-type peptidyl-prolyl cis-trans isomerase yields MKKNIFSFCIVLCLILNAGSVFSQKNKKDKNKHAFETKIDSISYVIGADIAKNFTKNSIQINPEAFFKGLTEGLEGKDSLVFTKKQADSIINAFQQELMSKQEETNKTMANENKVKGSAFLADNKTKEGVITLPSGLQYKIINEGSGEHPKATDKVKVHYTGKLIDGTVFDSSVERGEPISFPLDRVIKGWTEGVQLMAPGAKYIFYIPSELGYGDYTTGPIPGGSTLIFEVELLNIEK; encoded by the coding sequence ATGAAAAAAAACATTTTCAGCTTTTGTATCGTTCTGTGTTTAATCCTGAATGCAGGCAGCGTTTTTTCACAGAAAAACAAAAAAGATAAAAACAAACATGCTTTTGAAACCAAAATAGACTCTATCAGCTACGTTATTGGCGCTGATATTGCCAAAAACTTTACCAAAAACAGTATTCAGATTAATCCGGAAGCTTTTTTTAAAGGATTGACTGAAGGGCTTGAAGGAAAAGATAGTCTGGTATTTACCAAGAAACAAGCCGACAGTATCATCAATGCATTTCAGCAGGAACTTATGAGTAAACAAGAAGAAACAAATAAAACTATGGCTAACGAAAACAAAGTAAAAGGATCGGCATTTTTGGCTGACAACAAAACCAAGGAGGGTGTGATTACCCTTCCCAGCGGATTGCAATACAAAATTATTAACGAAGGTAGCGGAGAACACCCCAAAGCTACTGACAAAGTGAAAGTTCATTATACCGGTAAATTGATAGACGGTACCGTATTCGATTCTTCCGTTGAAAGAGGTGAACCCATTTCTTTTCCGCTTGACAGGGTAATTAAAGGTTGGACGGAAGGCGTACAACTGATGGCTCCCGGTGCAAAATATATTTTCTACATTCCATCTGAACTGGGTTATGGCGATTACACCACGGGTCCTATCCCCGGAGGCTCTACGCTTATTTTTGAAGTTGAATTGCTTAATATCGAAAAATAA
- a CDS encoding 3'-5' exonuclease, with protein sequence MISQAELKNILFIDVETVPQARDYAGLDKLFVTLWNRKAQKIATKEEDTPENLYQRAGIYAEFGKIICISSGYFHNDEFRIKSFYGDDEKEILIGFASLLEKHFYRPEHKLCAHNGKEFDFPYIARRMLINGVPLPKMLCIQGKKPWEIQHLDTMELWKFGDYKNFTSLELLAAVLGIHTPKDDINGSEVARVYWEEHNLQRIVKYCQKDVLTIAQVLLRFSGAETISDEKVIIF encoded by the coding sequence ATGATTTCACAAGCCGAACTCAAAAACATCCTCTTTATAGATGTTGAAACTGTTCCACAGGCAAGAGATTATGCCGGGTTGGATAAGCTATTTGTAACACTCTGGAACAGGAAAGCACAAAAGATTGCAACAAAAGAAGAAGATACTCCCGAAAATTTATATCAGAGGGCAGGCATTTATGCTGAATTTGGAAAAATTATCTGCATATCTTCAGGGTATTTTCATAATGATGAGTTTAGAATCAAATCGTTTTATGGTGATGATGAGAAAGAAATTCTCATAGGCTTTGCTTCTTTGCTTGAAAAACACTTTTACCGTCCCGAACACAAGTTATGTGCGCACAATGGAAAAGAATTCGATTTTCCTTATATCGCAAGAAGAATGCTTATAAACGGTGTGCCTCTGCCCAAAATGCTTTGTATTCAGGGGAAAAAGCCATGGGAAATTCAGCATCTCGACACTATGGAGCTATGGAAATTTGGTGATTATAAAAATTTTACTTCTCTCGAACTGCTGGCTGCAGTTTTGGGAATACACACCCCAAAAGACGACATCAATGGCAGCGAAGTTGCCCGTGTGTACTGGGAAGAACACAATTTACAACGCATTGTAAAATATTGCCAGAAAGATGTTTTGACTATTGCACAGGTTCTTTTACGTTTTTCAGGTGCGGAAACCATTTCCGATGAAAAAGTTATTATTTTTTGA
- the mnmD gene encoding tRNA (5-methylaminomethyl-2-thiouridine)(34)-methyltransferase MnmD, with product MDKQIILTDDGSHTLFIPDLNEHYHSTFGAIQESEHIFIRSGLHYCMQFSRNLNILEVGMGTGLNVLLSVAESKQHALSIQYTALEPYPLPLSLASELNYAKSGKLKAYQKLFNDIHTDDWCTPVMLHPGFVFKKLKSTIQEMVLQNNCFQLVYFDAFSPAVQPEMWTSAVFVKIFTAMVSAGILVTYCAKGSVKKLLKEVGFRVESLQGPPGKREITRAIKP from the coding sequence ATGGATAAACAAATAATACTTACCGACGACGGGTCGCATACACTATTCATCCCTGATCTAAACGAACATTACCATTCCACTTTTGGTGCCATACAGGAATCAGAGCATATCTTTATCCGTTCGGGCTTACACTATTGTATGCAATTTTCCCGGAATCTGAACATACTCGAAGTGGGGATGGGAACTGGATTAAATGTATTGCTTAGCGTTGCTGAGAGTAAGCAACATGCTCTTTCAATTCAATATACAGCTCTTGAACCTTATCCATTACCACTGTCTCTTGCTTCGGAACTAAATTATGCTAAAAGCGGGAAATTGAAGGCTTATCAAAAACTGTTTAATGATATCCATACGGATGATTGGTGTACTCCGGTTATGTTGCATCCTGGCTTTGTTTTTAAGAAATTAAAAAGCACAATACAGGAAATGGTTTTGCAAAATAATTGTTTTCAGTTAGTTTACTTCGATGCATTTTCACCGGCAGTGCAGCCGGAAATGTGGACGTCTGCCGTATTTGTCAAAATTTTTACCGCCATGGTATCTGCCGGAATTTTGGTAACCTATTGCGCAAAAGGAAGTGTGAAAAAATTGTTAAAAGAAGTTGGTTTTAGAGTTGAAAGCCTACAAGGTCCCCCTGGGAAAAGAGAAATAACAAGGGCAATAAAACCTTAG
- a CDS encoding acylphosphatase: MKKHYNILLTGRVQRVGFRFYAMQAAYRYHINGTIKNKDIDKVYIEAEGAEEDIVAFVQWCKRGSPGSVVHDVQINEGELTNYESFDVIRGN, translated from the coding sequence ATGAAAAAACACTACAACATCCTCCTTACTGGAAGAGTACAGCGCGTAGGTTTCAGATTTTATGCTATGCAAGCTGCATATAGATATCACATTAACGGAACCATTAAAAATAAGGACATTGACAAGGTGTATATTGAAGCAGAGGGTGCGGAGGAGGATATTGTTGCCTTTGTACAATGGTGCAAAAGAGGATCTCCGGGCTCGGTAGTCCATGATGTACAAATAAACGAAGGCGAACTAACAAATTACGAATCTTTTGACGTAATCAGGGGAAACTAA
- a CDS encoding outer membrane lipoprotein carrier protein LolA — translation MMKKKFLISLALIFLTPYAFSQDKKAETILKDVSAKTKSYKSIHIDFTMISENKASSKKELREGSLLNKGDKYKLNLAGQTVISDGKTVWTYIKDANEVQINSVGENDDAFTPSRLLSSYTENYKTKFAGDKQLEGKAVYFIDLTPLKKGKSFTRVRLTVDKIKSQLMNVAVYNKDGSTFTYKIKKFITNQPVAESEFLFKAGNYPGVEIIDMR, via the coding sequence ATGATGAAAAAAAAATTTCTTATCTCTTTAGCATTAATCTTCCTTACCCCCTACGCCTTCTCACAGGATAAAAAAGCGGAAACTATTTTAAAAGATGTTTCCGCCAAAACAAAAAGCTATAAAAGCATTCATATTGATTTTACGATGATTTCCGAAAACAAAGCCTCTTCTAAGAAAGAACTCAGAGAAGGCAGTCTTCTTAATAAAGGGGACAAATACAAACTCAATTTAGCTGGTCAAACAGTTATCAGTGATGGGAAAACAGTATGGACTTACATAAAAGACGCCAACGAAGTGCAAATAAATTCCGTTGGCGAAAATGATGACGCATTTACACCCTCCCGTTTGCTTTCTTCCTATACCGAAAACTATAAAACAAAGTTTGCAGGTGACAAGCAACTGGAGGGAAAAGCAGTGTATTTTATTGACCTTACACCTTTGAAAAAAGGGAAATCATTTACCCGTGTCCGGCTTACTGTTGATAAAATAAAAAGCCAGCTCATGAATGTAGCCGTTTACAATAAAGATGGCAGTACATTTACTTATAAAATTAAAAAATTTATTACCAATCAGCCTGTAGCCGAAAGCGAATTTCTTTTCAAAGCGGGTAATTATCCGGGAGTGGAAATAATTGATATGCGATAA